A region of Raphanus sativus cultivar WK10039 unplaced genomic scaffold, ASM80110v3 Scaffold0680, whole genome shotgun sequence DNA encodes the following proteins:
- the LOC108859589 gene encoding chaperone protein dnaJ 11, chloroplastic yields the protein MSGTLIYSAVNSLRFSPGNSLPQPKTTGLLRHKNARFPTGATSFRASAAQTLDAEPAVTASFRRQASSLYELLRVDETASLTEIKTAYRSLAKVHHPDASEESDGRDFIEIRKAYATLADPTTRAIYDSTLGARGRRVHAGAMGRASRVYTTTRWETDQCW from the coding sequence atgtccGGAACTCTAATCTACTCCGCCGTTAACTCCCTTCGATTCTCCCCGGGAAACAGCCTTCCTCAGCCCAAAACCACCGGACTCCTCCGCCACAAAAACGCGCGGTTTCCCACCGGAGCCACGTCGTTCAGAGCTTCGGCAGCTCAAACTCTCGACGCCGAGCCAGCCGTAACGGCATCCTTTCGTCGGCAAGCGTCGAGTCTCTACGAACTGCTGAGAGTCGACGAGACGGCGTCGTTGACGGAGATCAAGACGGCGTACAGGAGCTTAGCTAAGGTTCACCACCCGGACGCGTCGGAGGAATCGGACGGACGAGATTTCATTGAGATCCGTAAAGCTTACGCGACGCTGGCGGATCCGACGACGAGAGCGATCTACGATTCGACGCTGGGAGCACGAGGGAGACGAGTGCACGCTGGAGCGATGGGTCGGGCGAGTCGGGTTTACACGACGACCCGATGGGAGACGGATCAGTGTTGGTAG